One Manihot esculenta cultivar AM560-2 chromosome 18, M.esculenta_v8, whole genome shotgun sequence genomic window carries:
- the LOC110606033 gene encoding putative 1-phosphatidylinositol-3-phosphate 5-kinase FAB1D isoform X3 — MDMIEMCHPNVVLVEKSVSRDVQESILAKGITLVYDMKLHRLERVARCTGSPILSSDTLVGQTLKQCDSFHIEKFLEDHAGLGERGKKSSKTLMFIEGCPTRLGSTILLKGSHSDELKRIKYVVQIAVIVAYHLILETSFLVDRKMMFSTVMLHGARDHNLSVLGTEDSSIPSIEESSAETGTVEVPISNRLNEEGSHNLNMGLEDNSMSYLPYNPVIFSGFSSLSASLKKVIGDGLPLASSLPYQSMVDYFGFNGQEANEKNTEQVPVLETLEASNEDNLLDGGQSQSLSCSKPVDRGNDVDNKVQVQNKDGVDAVLDSQSILVLVSSQNALSGTICEQSHFSHIMFYRNFDVPLGKFLRNNLLNQRRQCTTCGELPEAHLYYYAHHNKQLTIQVKWLLNPLPGEAEGKLWMWSRCVKCKHQNGDRKCTKRVLISNAARFLSFGKFLELTFSQHSSFGRWSCCGHSLERDFLYFFGLGTLAAMFKYSPVATYTVSLPPKKLEFSHSIVYDGLKREFDNVHLKGKSLFSGIEDILKEFKSQFEGSNLNLQRPLEEYSDIEDMLKQESSEFEASIDNGGNTDKANYKFLCLNHLLWELLLESCIWERRLNSLLLPDRSLGCTGIIEKPANNQVKSNMNGTTNGRNEGTETVSESSNVYLKDIVGNPFDANDCSVEEIAVDGALQQSRVQDHLDRSSPFAEDVEVLNVDGLSMNRSPSPALFVKPKSFVDSDASRQRNSLHSVFSRLENSIEWFWMPFSDIRQIYMEDLERGFMPKFQSSSSYIQERLSAAHQLINEEESRLHIPLGTDNYIVRDYDGELSSIIACALAVMKDIPVTSEFFSDNSCKEGSASADSTDRLQILTGISTKISSYWSSNGSPDSDSLHSTSSVSPEESRFSSFDGFNLLESLILPENISPEVSLGFTESFGKCKYSVICLYAKLFRNLRSLCCVSEVDYIASLSRCRNWDAKGGKSKSLFFKTLDDRFIIKEIKKTEFESFIKFAPHYFKYMNESFELGNQTCLAKVLGIYQVIIRQAKTGKEMRHDLMVMENLSFGRNIIRQYDLKGALHARYNLAGDGSGDVLLDQNFVDDMNSSPLYVSNKAKHLLERAVWNDTAFLNSINVMDYSLLVGVDTWRQELVCGIIDYLTEYTWDKQLETWVKSSLVPKNVLPTVISPKEYKKRFRKFMSTHFLSVPDNWCSRESSDRCRLCGIGENGSQAKSQKQGRLNGFSN; from the exons ATGGATATGATAGAAATGTGCCATCCAAATGTGGTTTTAGTAGAAAAGTCCGTCTCTCGTGATGTCCAAGAGTCCATCCTTGCAAAAGGTATCACATTGGTATATGATATGAAGCTCCATCGCTTGGAAAGAGTTGCTCGCTGTACTGGCTCACCAATTTTATCATCTGATACATTGGTGGGGCAAACATTAAAGCAATGCGACTCCTTTCATATTGAAAAATTCCTGGAGGATCATGCTGGGTTAGGTGAACGGGGAAAGAAATCGAGTAAGACATTGATGTTCATTGAGGGCTGTCCTACACGCCTGGGTAGCACA ATTTTGTTGAAAGGAAGTCATAGTGATGAATTAAAGAGGATAAAATATGTGGTACAGATTGCAGTTATCGTGGCGTATCATTTGATTCTTGAGACTTCATTTCTTGTTGATAGGAAAATGATGTTCTCAACAGTTATGTTACATGGGGCAAGGGATCACAACTTATCTGTTTTAGGAACTGAAGATTCTAGCATTCCTTCCATTGAGGAGTCTAGTGCTGAAACTGGTACTGTTGAAGTTCCCATTTCTAATAGACTCAATGAAGAAGGGTCCCACAATTTAAACATGGGATTAGAAGACAATTCTATGTCTTATTTACCATACAATCCTGTCATTTTTTCAGGGTTCTCTTCTCTTTCAGCTTCTCTTAAGAAAGTTATAGGAGATGGTTTACCTCTTGCCTCCAGTCTTCCATATCAGTCCATGGTTGATTACTTTGGTTTCAATGGACAAGAAGCTAATGAAAAAAACACAGAACAGGTTCCAGTTTTGGAAACATTGGAGGCTTCTAATGAAGATAACTTACTCGATGGTGGACAATCTCAGTCTTTGAGTTGCTCTAAACCTGTTGACAGAGGAAATGACGTTGATAATAAAGTTCAAGTTCAGAATAAGGATGGAGTCGATGCGGTGTTGGATTCTCAGAGCATTTTGGTTTTGGTGTCAAGCCAGAATGCCTTAAGTGGGACTATATGTGAGCAAAGCCATTTTTCTCATATCATGTTCTACAGGAATTTTGATGTTCCTCTTGGAAAGTTTCTTCGGAATAATTTGCTCAATCAG AGACGCCAGTGCACCACTTGCGGGGAATTGCCAGAAGCTCACTTGTACTATTATGCACATCATAATAAGCAGCTTACAATACAAGTTAAATGGCTTCTGAATCCTTTGCCTGGGGAAGCAGAAGGAAAACTTTGGATGTGGAGTCGCTGTGTTAAATGTAAACATCAGAACGGGGACCGAAAATGTACAAAAAGAGTCTTAATTTCCAATGCTGCACGTTTTCTGTCTTTTGGAAAATTCTTGGAGCTGACCTTTTCTCAGCACTCTTCATTTGGTAGATGGTCTTGCTGTGGCCattctctggagagggacttccTCTACTTCTTTGG ATTAGGCACACTGGCAGCAATGTTCAAATACTCACCAGTTGCAACTTACACTGTGTCTCTGCCACCTAAGAAGCTAGAGTTCAGCCATTCAATTGTATATGATGGGCTCAAGCGAGAATTTGACAAT GTGCATTTGAAAGGGAAATCACTTTTCAGTGGGATTGAGGACATTTTGAAGGAATTCAAATCTCAGTTTGAAGGCTCTAATCTGAACCTTCAAAGGCCATTAGAAGAATATTCTGATATTGAAGACATGTTGAAGCAGGAAAGTTCCGAGTTTGAG GCAAGCATTGACAATGGTGGGAATACAGACAAGGCTAATTATAAGTTTCTTTGCTTAAACCATTTATTATGGGAACTTCTTCTTGAATCATGCATTTGGGAAAGGCGGCTGAATTCACTGCTCTTACCTGATCGTTCTTTGGGCTGCACTGGTATTATTGAGAAACCAGCAAACAACCAAGTGAAATCAAATATGAATGGCACCACTAATGGAAGAAATGAAGGGACTGAAACTGTTTCGGAAAGTAGTAATGTCTATTTGAAAGATATTGTGGGTAACCCATTTGACGCAAATGATTGTTCAGTAGAAGAAATTGCAGTTGATGGTGCTCTTCAACAATCTAGAGTACAAGATCATCTGGATAGATCATCTCCTTTTGCTGAAGATGTTGAAGTGTTGAATGTGGATGGTTTAAGCATGAACAGATCACCCAGCCCTGCGTTATTTGTGAAACCTAAGAGTTTTGTTGATTCAGATGCATCTAGACAGAGGAACTCTCTGCATTCAGTTTTTTCCAGACTAGAAAACTCTATTGAATGGTTCTGGATGCCATTTTCAGATATACGTCAGATATACATGGAGGACCTTGAGAGAGGTTTCATGCCCAAATTTCAGTCAAGCAGTAGCTATATACAGGAACGCTTATCTGCTGCCCATCAACTAATCAATGAGGAAGAATCGAGGCTGCATATCCCTCTTGGAACTGATAATTATATTGTAAGAGACTATGATGGTGAACTCTCTAGTATAATTGCTTGTGCTCTAGCAGTTATGAAAGATATACCTGTTACATCAGAGTTTTTTAGTGACAATAGTTGTAAGGAAGGCAGCGCATCTGCTGATTCAACTGATAGGTTACAAATTTTGACTGGAATTTCCACCAAAATTTCCTCATATTGGTCTTCAAATGGATCTCCTGATTCCGATTCATTACATTCTACATCAAGTGTTTCTCCAGAAGAGTCACGCTTCTCAAGCTTTGATGGGTTCAATTTGTTGGAGTCTCTCATTCTTCCTGAGAACATTAGCCCTGAAGTCTCTCTTGGGTTTACAGAATCTTTTGGAAAGTGTAAATATTCAGTAATTTGTTTATATGCAAAATTGTTCCGTAATCTTCGGAGTTTGTGCTGCGTATCTGAGGTAGATTATATTGCTTCTCTTAGCCGTTGTAGGAACTGGGATGCTAAAGGTGGAAAGAGCAAATCCCTTTTCTTTAAAACACTTGATGACAGGTTCATTATAAAGGAAATCAAGAAGACAGAATTTGAGTCATTCATTAAGTTTGCTCCTCATTATTTCAAGTACATGAACGAGTCATTTGAGTTGGGGAACCAAACTTGTCTAGCTAAGGTGCttgggatttatcag GTGATCATTAGACAGGCAAAAACTGGGAAGGAGATGAGGCATGATCTAATGGTTATGGAGAATCTTTCCTTTGGTCGAAATATTATTCGTCAATATGATCTTAAAGGCGCTCTACATGCTCGATACAATTTAGCTGGTGATGGTTCAGGAGATGTTCTATTAGATCAAAACTTCGTCGACGATATGAATTCCTCCCCGCTATATGTTAGTAACAAAGCAAAGCATCTGCTGGAACGTGCTGTTTGGAACGATACGGCATTCCTTAAT TCGATCAACGTAATGGATTATTCTTTACTCGTTGGGGTAGATACCTGGCGACAAGAACTTGTATGTGGAATAATTGATTATCTTACAGAGTATACCTGGGACAAGCAACTGGAAACATGGGTCAAGTCTTCCCTTGTTCCTAAGAATGTGTTGCCTACTGTCATTTCTCCAAAGGAATACAAGAAAAGGTTCAGAAAGTTTATGTCTACACATTTCTTGAGCGTCCCAGATAACTGGTGCTCGAGGGAATCCT